One genomic window of Solanum stenotomum isolate F172 chromosome 9, ASM1918654v1, whole genome shotgun sequence includes the following:
- the LOC125875724 gene encoding aspartate aminotransferase, mitochondrial, with protein MAIRAAISGSHLKLSSSSLGARSLSSWWRNVEPAPKDPILGVTEAFLADPSPDKVNVGVGAYRDDNGKPVVLECVREAERRIAGGFNMEYLPMGGSVNMIQESLKLAYGENSDLIKDKRIAAIQALSGTGACRIFADFQKRFCPDSQIYIPVPTWSNHHNIWRDAHVPERTYHYYHAESKGLDFAAMMDDIKNAPKGSFFLLHACAHNPTGVDPTEEQWREISHQFKVKGHFALFDMAYQGFASGNPEKDAKAIRIFIEDGHPIACAQSYAKNMGLYGQRVGCLSVVCEDEKQAVAVKSQLQQLARPMYSNPPVHGALVVSTILGDPNLKNQWLGEVKGMADRIIGMRTALRENLEKLGSPLSWEHITNQIGMFCYSGMTPEQVDRLTKEYHIYMTRNGRISMAGVTTGNVGYLANAIHEVTKSA; from the exons ATGGCTATCCGTGCCGCTATTTCCGGTAGTCATCTCAAGCTTAGCTCGTCGTCGCTCGGAGCGCGATCCTTGTCGTCGTGGTGGCGGAACGTTGAGCCGGCACCTAAAGATCCTATCCTCGGGGTTACTGAAGCTTTTCTCGCCGATCCTAGCCCTGACAAAGTCAATGTTGGCGTT ggAGCTTACAGGGATGACAATGGAAAACCCGTGGTACTGGAGTGTGTTAGAGAAGCAGAGCGAAGGATCGCTGGCGGTTTCAATAT GGAATATCTTCCTATGGGAGGTAGTGTCAACATGATCCAGGAGTCGCTGAAGTTAGCCTATGGGGAGAACTCAGACTTGATAAAAGATAAACGCATTGCTGCAATTCAAGCATTATCTGGAACTGGCGCATGCCGAATTTTTGCGGACTTCCAAAAGCGCTTTTGTCCTGATTCACAGATTTATATTCCAGTTCCTACATGGTCTAA TCATCATAACATTTGGAGAGATGCTCATGTCCCTGAGAGAACATATCACTATTACCATGCTGAATCAAAGGGCTTGGACTTTGCTGCAATGATGGATGATATAAAG AATGCCCCAAAAGGATCATTCTTTCTGCTTCATGCTTGTGCTCATAATCCTACTGGAGTGGATCCGACAGAGGAACAATGGAGGGAGATCTCGCACCAGTTCAAG GTGAAGGGACATTTTGCTTTGTTTGACATGGCCTATCAAGGATTTGCAAGTGGGAATCCAGAGAAGGATGCTAAGGCAATCAGGATATTCATTGAGGATGGCCATCCGATAGCATGTGCCCAATCATATGCAAAAAATATGGGGCTATATGGCCAGAGAGTTGGTTGCCTAAG TGTTGTCTGTGAGGATGAAAAACAAGCAGTGGCAGTGAAAAGTCAGTTGCAGCAACTTGCCAGGCCCATGTACAGTAATCCACCTGTTCATGGTGCTCTTGTTGTTTCTACCATCCTTGGAGATCCAAACTTGAAAAATCAATGGCTCGGGGAAGTGAAG GGCATGGCTGATCGTATCATCGGGATGAGAACTGCTTTAAGGGAAAATCTTGAGAAGTTGGGCTCACCTCTATCTTGGGAACACATAACCAACCAG ATTGGCATGTTCTGTTACAGTGGGATGACACCGGAACAAGTAGACCGATTGACAAAAGAGTATCACATCTACATGACTCGTAATGGTCGTATCAG TATGGCAGGAGTTACTACTGGAAATGTTGGTTACTTGGCAAACGCTATTCATGAGGTTACTAAATCTGCTTAA
- the LOC125875723 gene encoding shaggy-related protein kinase eta-like, whose translation MASIPLGPQHHNPPENHHHHHLQPPQQQHVNREQGGGGAAVRNAVAGARPEMESEKEMSAAVVEGNGAVTGHIISTTIGGKNGEPKRTISYMAERVVGTGSFGIVFQAKCLETGETVAIKKVLQDKRYKNRELQLMRLMDHPNVITLKHCFFSTTSRDELFLNLVMDYVPESLYKVLKHYSNSNQRMPLIYVKLYMYQIFRGLAYIHNVPRICHRDVKPQNLLVDPLTHQVKLCDFGSAKVLVNGEANISYICSRYYRAPELIFGATEYTTSIDIWSAGCVLAELLLGQPLFPGENAVDQLVEIIKVLGTPTREEIRCMNPNYTDFRFPQIKAHPWHKVFHKRMPPEAIDLASRLLQYSPSLRCTALEACAHSFFDELREPNARLPNGRPFPPLFNFKQELSGASPDLVNKLIPEHVWRQLGLNFPFPGAT comes from the exons ATGGCCTCGATACCGCTGGGACCTCAGCACCATAATCCGCCGGAAAATCACCATCACCACCACCTTCAGCCGCCGCAGCAGCAGCATGTGAATCGTGAACAAGGAGGAGGAGGAGCTGCAGTAAGGAACGCCGTCGCCGGAGCACGACCGGAAATGGAATCCGAAAAG GAAATGTCAGCTGCTGTTGTTGAGGGTAATGGTGCCGTCACTGGTCACATAATTTCCACCACTATTGGAGGCAAGAATGGAGAACCAAAAAGG ACCATCAGTTATATGGCAGAGCGAGTTGTCGGTACAGGGTCCTTTGGGATAGTGTTTCAG GCAAAATGCTTGGAAACTGGAGAGACTGTGGCCATAAAGAAGGTTTTACAGGACAAACGGTATAAAAACCGTGAACTACAACTGATGCGCTTGATGGATCACCCAAATGTCATTACTCTAAAGCACTGCTTCTTTTCCACGACTAGTAGAGATGAGCTTTTTCTTAATTTGGTCATGGATTATGTCCCTGAAAGTTTATACAAGGTTTTAAAGCACTATAGCAATTCAAATCAAAGGATGCCACTCATATATGTCAAACTCTACATGTATCAG ATATTCAGAGGGCTGGCTTACATTCATAATGTTCCAAGAATTTGccatagagatgtgaaacctcAAAATCTTTTG GTTGATCCTCTGACCCATCAAGTCAAGCTATGTGATTTTGGAAGTGCAAAAGTCCTG GTGAATGGTGAAGCAAATATTTCGTACATTTGCTCTCGCTACTACAGAGCTCCAGAACTCATATTTGGTGCCACAGAATATACAACATCTATTGATATTTGGTCAGCAGGCTGTGTCCTTGCTGAGCTTCTTCTGGGGCAG CCACTCTTTCCTGGCGAAAATGCGGTAGACCAACTGGTGGAGATCATCAAG GTCCTTGGTACTCCTACTCGGGAAGAAATTCGATGTATGAACCCAAACTACACAGATTTCAGATTCCCACAGATTAAAGCTCATCCTTGGCACAAG GTATTCCATAAAAGAATGCCTCCTGAAGCAATTGATCTTGCCTCACGGCTTCTTCAATATTCACCAAGTCTTCGCTGTACTGCA CTAGAAGCATGTGCACATTCATTCTTTGATGAGCTTCGTGAGCCCAATGCCCGTCTCCCTAATGGACGTCCATTTCCACCTCTTTTCAACTTTAAACAAGAG TTATCTGGAGCTTCACCTGATTTGGTCAACAAGCTGATCCCTGAGCATGTGTGGAGGCAACTTGGTTTGAATTTCCCATTTCCTGGTGCGACGTAA